Proteins from a genomic interval of Stigmatella erecta:
- a CDS encoding metallopeptidase family protein gives MVKRTEKRAEPEGVKERLKAVEAAFEAEEFERALAQVNTLLEAAPKLPEALHYRAAALVELGHFEEAARAYRQAVKSHPEDLEFLLGAADFLICRMGEDREAVEEGLELCARGRKLAHRRDDVEGVYEFLLLEGMGLNQLGECTRALVSLDAALVHVPRSVDAHVERGISLFELCQFEEARMAFEEVLEDAPEEAWAHHYLGLIAERRGDMRESRKRFAKAQALLPQEFPPPVALAEEEFDQALEAAVKALPEHVKGYLDNVTISVEDLPSNDDLLAQSPPLSPSILGVFRGTPVGERSVTNAYDHFPAAIVLYQKNLERFARTREELIEQIGITVMHEVGHLVGLDEDDLWERGLD, from the coding sequence ATGGTGAAGCGGACGGAGAAGCGCGCGGAGCCGGAGGGCGTGAAGGAGCGGTTGAAGGCGGTGGAGGCGGCGTTCGAGGCGGAGGAGTTCGAGCGGGCGCTGGCGCAGGTGAACACCCTGCTGGAAGCGGCGCCGAAGCTGCCCGAGGCCCTGCACTACCGGGCCGCGGCCCTGGTGGAACTCGGACACTTCGAGGAGGCCGCGCGCGCCTACCGCCAGGCCGTGAAGAGCCACCCCGAGGACCTGGAGTTCCTCCTGGGCGCCGCGGACTTCCTCATCTGCCGCATGGGCGAGGACCGGGAGGCGGTGGAGGAAGGTCTGGAGCTGTGTGCCCGGGGGCGCAAGCTGGCGCACCGCCGGGACGACGTGGAGGGGGTGTACGAGTTCCTCCTCTTGGAGGGCATGGGGCTGAACCAGCTCGGCGAGTGCACACGAGCGCTCGTCAGCCTGGACGCGGCGCTCGTGCACGTGCCCCGGTCGGTGGATGCGCACGTGGAGCGGGGCATCTCGCTGTTCGAGCTGTGCCAGTTCGAGGAGGCGCGCATGGCCTTCGAGGAGGTGCTGGAGGACGCGCCGGAGGAGGCCTGGGCGCACCACTACCTGGGGCTGATCGCGGAGCGGCGCGGGGACATGCGGGAGTCGCGCAAGCGCTTCGCGAAGGCGCAGGCGCTGCTGCCGCAGGAGTTCCCGCCGCCGGTGGCGCTGGCGGAGGAGGAGTTCGACCAGGCGCTGGAGGCGGCGGTGAAGGCCCTGCCCGAGCACGTGAAGGGCTACCTGGACAACGTCACCATCTCGGTGGAGGACCTGCCGTCGAACGATGACCTGCTGGCACAGTCCCCTCCCCTATCGCCGTCCATCCTGGGGGTGTTCCGCGGGACGCCGGTGGGCGAGCGCAGCGTGACGAACGCGTATGACCACTTCCCCGCCGCCATCGTGCTGTACCAGAAGAACCTGGAGCGCTTCGCGCGGACGCGAGAGGAGCTCATCGAGCAAATCGGCATCACCGTGATGCACGAGGTCGGCCACCTGGTGGGGCTGGACGAGGACGACCTGTGGGAGCGCGGGCTGGATTGA